In the Helianthus annuus cultivar XRQ/B chromosome 11, HanXRQr2.0-SUNRISE, whole genome shotgun sequence genome, one interval contains:
- the LOC110890313 gene encoding uncharacterized protein LOC110890313 isoform X2, protein MAAVNKTKNIIDFVRDGSIKWLNKSQNSSHQEFDEMKRSPSAAEKNWIYELSAVANAVVRRCSKVLDVSVDHLRENFEEVASEVTKTPSRYARNFLEYSCFRALAQTTQVSGYMEDKRFRRLTFDMMLAWEVPDVASQPSIDIDEDATVGIEAFSRIAPAVPVIANVIISNYIFEFLTSSTGGRLPFSTFEKYLIGLERAVKKLKSNSESSLLLSQRSGRGERVLELEGTVTTQPVLQHLGISTWPGRLTLTDHALYFEALRVVSYDKPTVYDLADDLKQVVKAELTGPWGSRLFDKAVLYKSNALSEPVILELPELKGHARRDYWLAIVREILYAHRFIRKYRITGVERDEALLKAVFGILRIQALSNMNSIVPLCYEAGLMYNACDQLPGGDRILETIATMLTSKETQKNNTKSGDGMHSVSATTMASSLGFVFGTNSNMPKQSLINVGEITVGEMTPLEKAVEESRSSYKMVADAQATVDGAKVEGLDTNLAVLKELLVPLINLGNRLLALLYWEEPAKSVVFCFIFAGIIYCGWMAYVFAFLLIFFAINMMLARHFSGGNPISELKVTVPPPMNKMEQLLAVQNAISQAEELVQEGKQ, encoded by the exons ATGGCTGCAGTTAACAAAACCAAAAATATCATCGACTTTGTTCGAGACGGATCAATAAAATGGCTCAATAAGAGCCAGAATTCATCTCATCAAGAGTTTGACGAGATGAAAAGATCTCCATCTGCTGCAGAGAAAAACTGGATCTACGAGCTATCTGCAGTCGCCAATGCTGTTGTTCGTCGATGTTCCAA AGTCCTTGATGTTTCTGTGGATCATCTTCGTGAGAACTTTGAAGAGGTGGCATCTGAAGTCACCAAAACGCCGTCACGGTATGCTCGGAATTTTTTAGAGTATTCATGTTTCAGGGCTCTTGCTCAAACTACGCAAGTTAGTGGTTATATGGAAGACAAAAGGTTTAGAAGATTGACATTTGATATGATGCTTGCTTGGGAAGTTCCGGATGTTGCCAGTCAGCCTTCCATAGAT ATAGATGAGGATGCAACCGTGGGGATAGAGGCTTTCTCTCGAATAGCTCCAGCAGTGCCTGTTATAGCTAATGTAATAATAAGTAATTACATATTTGAGTTTCTTACTTCATCCACTGGAGGCCGACTTCCATTTTCTACCTTTGAAAAATACCTTATTGGATTGGAAAG GGCTGTTAAAAAACTTAAATCTAACTCAGAGTCATCTCTCCTTTTATCCCAACGATCAGGAAGAGGGGAAAGGGTTCTAGAACTCGAAGGTACCGTCACCACACAGCCAGTTCTTCAACATCTAGGGATATCAACTTGGCCTG GTCGGTTAACTCTGACAGATCATGCTTTGTACTTTGAAGCTCTCCGTGTTGTGTCGTATGATAAGCCCACGGTTTATGACTTAGCAGATGACTTGAAGCAGGTTGTCAAGGCTGAGTTGACTGGCCCATGGGGATCACGACTTTTTGACAAGGCCGTCTTGTATAAGTCGAATGCTTT ATCAGAACCGGTAATTCTGGAGCTTCCAGAGCTCAAAGGGCATGCGAGGCGTGACTATTGGCTAGCCATTGTGCGTGAAATTTTGTATGCCCACAGATTTATTAGAAAATACCGTATTACCGGTGTTGAACGCGATGAAGCACTGCTAAAAGCAGTATTTGGAATTCTAAGAATACAAGCTCTAAGTAACATGAATTCCATAGTACCACTGTGTTATGAGGCAGGACTTATGTACAATGCCTGTGATCAACTGCCAGGTGGCGACCGGATACTGGAGACAATTGCTACAATGTTGACTTCCAAAGAGACCCAAAAGAATAATACTAAATCTGGTGATGGAATGCATTCGGTATCGGCTACTACCATGGCTTCTAGCCTAGGATTTGTATTTGGCACAAATTCTAATATGCCTAAACAATCACTGATTAATGTTGGTGAGATAACTGTTGGAGAGATGACGCCTTTAGAGAAAGCTGTAGAAGAGTCTAGAAGCAGTTATAAGATGGTTGCAGATGCACAAGCAACAGTTGATGGAGCTAAAGTTGAAGGCCTTGACACCAATTTAGCTGTGCTTAAG GAGTTGCTTGTTCCTTTAATTAACCTTGGTAATCGTCTTCTTGCACTATTGTACTGGGAAGAACCTGCAAAATCCGTAGTATTCTGTTTCATATTTGCAGGCATCATTTACTG CGGATGGATGGCTTATGTATTTGCATTTCTACTCATATTTTTTGCAATTAATATGATGCTTGCACGACATTTTAGTGGAGGAAATCCAATCAGTGAACTTAAGGTCACAGTGCCTCCACCGATGAACAAAATGGAACAGCTTTTGGCTGTTCAAAATGCAATTTCTCAAGCTGAAGAGCTAGTCCAAGAGG GCAAGCAATAG
- the LOC110890314 gene encoding cysteine-rich receptor-like protein kinase 6 encodes MTHHQPPPHHRQHTEPPPPPPHLSNSQLNHQPPPPPPPLQNHHYHTESPPNRHRNYYQHYHPHTSTSSAASIRGCCCCLILLFSFLFLLTLTVVLVIVLAVKPKKPQFELQQVAVEYINLAAPVATTASLSLAIRLLFTAKNDNTVGIKYGTSTFNIMYRGIPLGRGSVPGFFQPAHSVRQVQTTVTVDRVNLMQTDAADLVKDALVNDRVELRILGDISAEIRILGLTSPSVQASVDCGIAISPTKQALVSKQCGFDGLQV; translated from the exons ATGActcaccaccaaccaccaccgcaccaccggCAACACACCgaaccaccacctccaccaccgcaTTTGTCAAACAGCCAGCTCAatcaccagccaccaccaccaccgcctccGTTGCAAAACCACCACTACCACACCGAATCGCCACCGAATCGACACCGTAACTACTACCAGCACTACCACCCGCAcacctccacctcctccgccGCCTCGATCCGCGGCTGCTGCTGCTGCCTAATCCTCCTCTTCTCCTTCCTTTTCCTGCTAACCCTAACCGTTGTCCTCGTCATCGTCCTCGCCGTAAAACCTAAAAAACCTCAATTCGAGCTTCAACAAGTCGCCGTTGAATACATCAACCTCGCCGCTCCGGTCGCCACCACCGCCTCTCTCTCTCTAGCCATACGGTTACTATTCACAGCCAAAAACGACAACACAGTGGGAATCAAGTACGGCACATCCACATTCAACATCATGTACCGCGGTATTCCGTTAGGTCGGGGCTCCGTACCCGGTTTTTTTCAACCCGCACACAGTGTACGGCAGGTTCAGACAACTGTGACCGTAGATCGAGTGAATTTGATGCAGACTGATGCTGCAGATCTGGTGAAAGATGCTCTGGTTAACGATCGGGTTGAGTTACGGATTCTTGGTGATATTAGTGCTGAGATTCGGATCCTAGGGCTGACGTCACCGTCTGTGCAG GCGTCTGTTGATTGTGGTATAGCCATAAGTCCGACGAAACAAGCTTTGGTTTCCAAACAGTGTGGATTTGATGGTTTGCAGGTGTAG
- the LOC110890313 gene encoding uncharacterized protein LOC110890313 isoform X1 — MAAVNKTKNIIDFVRDGSIKWLNKSQNSSHQEFDEMKRSPSAAEKNWIYELSAVANAVVRRCSKVLDVSVDHLRENFEEVASEVTKTPSRYARNFLEYSCFRALAQTTQVSGYMEDKRFRRLTFDMMLAWEVPDVASQPSIDIDEDATVGIEAFSRIAPAVPVIANVIISNYIFEFLTSSTGGRLPFSTFEKYLIGLERAVKKLKSNSESSLLLSQRSGRGERVLELEGTVTTQPVLQHLGISTWPGRLTLTDHALYFEALRVVSYDKPTVYDLADDLKQVVKAELTGPWGSRLFDKAVLYKSNALSEPVILELPELKGHARRDYWLAIVREILYAHRFIRKYRITGVERDEALLKAVFGILRIQALSNMNSIVPLCYEAGLMYNACDQLPGGDRILETIATMLTSKETQKNNTKSGDGMHSVSATTMASSLGFVFGTNSNMPKQSLINVGEITVGEMTPLEKAVEESRSSYKMVADAQATVDGAKVEGLDTNLAVLKELLVPLINLGNRLLALLYWEEPAKSVVFCFIFAGIIYCGWMAYVFAFLLIFFAINMMLARHFSGGNPISELKVTVPPPMNKMEQLLAVQNAISQAEELVQEGNVILLKIHGLLLSIFPQASNRFAAALVGLALFMTIIPFKYVLLLTFLEEFTKYSPMRRAETERIMRRMREWWISIPAAPVVLERAQEDKKKK; from the exons ATGGCTGCAGTTAACAAAACCAAAAATATCATCGACTTTGTTCGAGACGGATCAATAAAATGGCTCAATAAGAGCCAGAATTCATCTCATCAAGAGTTTGACGAGATGAAAAGATCTCCATCTGCTGCAGAGAAAAACTGGATCTACGAGCTATCTGCAGTCGCCAATGCTGTTGTTCGTCGATGTTCCAA AGTCCTTGATGTTTCTGTGGATCATCTTCGTGAGAACTTTGAAGAGGTGGCATCTGAAGTCACCAAAACGCCGTCACGGTATGCTCGGAATTTTTTAGAGTATTCATGTTTCAGGGCTCTTGCTCAAACTACGCAAGTTAGTGGTTATATGGAAGACAAAAGGTTTAGAAGATTGACATTTGATATGATGCTTGCTTGGGAAGTTCCGGATGTTGCCAGTCAGCCTTCCATAGAT ATAGATGAGGATGCAACCGTGGGGATAGAGGCTTTCTCTCGAATAGCTCCAGCAGTGCCTGTTATAGCTAATGTAATAATAAGTAATTACATATTTGAGTTTCTTACTTCATCCACTGGAGGCCGACTTCCATTTTCTACCTTTGAAAAATACCTTATTGGATTGGAAAG GGCTGTTAAAAAACTTAAATCTAACTCAGAGTCATCTCTCCTTTTATCCCAACGATCAGGAAGAGGGGAAAGGGTTCTAGAACTCGAAGGTACCGTCACCACACAGCCAGTTCTTCAACATCTAGGGATATCAACTTGGCCTG GTCGGTTAACTCTGACAGATCATGCTTTGTACTTTGAAGCTCTCCGTGTTGTGTCGTATGATAAGCCCACGGTTTATGACTTAGCAGATGACTTGAAGCAGGTTGTCAAGGCTGAGTTGACTGGCCCATGGGGATCACGACTTTTTGACAAGGCCGTCTTGTATAAGTCGAATGCTTT ATCAGAACCGGTAATTCTGGAGCTTCCAGAGCTCAAAGGGCATGCGAGGCGTGACTATTGGCTAGCCATTGTGCGTGAAATTTTGTATGCCCACAGATTTATTAGAAAATACCGTATTACCGGTGTTGAACGCGATGAAGCACTGCTAAAAGCAGTATTTGGAATTCTAAGAATACAAGCTCTAAGTAACATGAATTCCATAGTACCACTGTGTTATGAGGCAGGACTTATGTACAATGCCTGTGATCAACTGCCAGGTGGCGACCGGATACTGGAGACAATTGCTACAATGTTGACTTCCAAAGAGACCCAAAAGAATAATACTAAATCTGGTGATGGAATGCATTCGGTATCGGCTACTACCATGGCTTCTAGCCTAGGATTTGTATTTGGCACAAATTCTAATATGCCTAAACAATCACTGATTAATGTTGGTGAGATAACTGTTGGAGAGATGACGCCTTTAGAGAAAGCTGTAGAAGAGTCTAGAAGCAGTTATAAGATGGTTGCAGATGCACAAGCAACAGTTGATGGAGCTAAAGTTGAAGGCCTTGACACCAATTTAGCTGTGCTTAAG GAGTTGCTTGTTCCTTTAATTAACCTTGGTAATCGTCTTCTTGCACTATTGTACTGGGAAGAACCTGCAAAATCCGTAGTATTCTGTTTCATATTTGCAGGCATCATTTACTG CGGATGGATGGCTTATGTATTTGCATTTCTACTCATATTTTTTGCAATTAATATGATGCTTGCACGACATTTTAGTGGAGGAAATCCAATCAGTGAACTTAAGGTCACAGTGCCTCCACCGATGAACAAAATGGAACAGCTTTTGGCTGTTCAAAATGCAATTTCTCAAGCTGAAGAGCTAGTCCAAGAGGGTAATGTTATTCTTCTCAAAATACATGGCCTGCTATTATCCATATTTCCACAG GCAAGCAATAGATTTGCAGCAGCACTTGTGGGTTTAGCTTTATTTATGACCATTATACCCTTCAAATACGTGCTCCTACTTACTTTTTTAGAAGAATTTACCAAGTACTCGCCTATGAGAAGAGCAGAGACAGAAAGAATCATGCGGAGGATGAGAGAGTGGTGGATTAGCATACCCGCAGCTCCGGTGGTACTCGAAAGAGCTCAAGAAGATAAGAAGAAGAAGTAA